TAGACCCCAGGCGACCCCAGGGTTTCTTAAATAAAATTTATCTTCAGGTAGTGATGAAAAATCTAAGATTATTTTATCATTATCAAGTATAGCTGAATTTGAAATCTCTTGATAACTTAATGTTCCAATACTTGAATCCGATTGATTGAATTTTCCACACCCGTAATTTGGAAAATTCAATCTATAATGGATGTAGTATGATCCACTATTTATTTTTATACATTGAGTATGATCTTTGATTTGAACTTTTATCAGGTTATTTGAATCTATTTCAATTTTTTCAATTTCAGTATTGGGAACACGAACGTCTTTAGAATATGGAAACGCATTTGTATACGTTTTCGTTGTAAAAAAACAATTTATATGGAATGAAATAATGGTGGAGACTAAAACTAAATTGAGAATTTTTGGAAATCGTATTTCCAATATTCGAATGAAATCATTTTTAAATTTTCTGAAAAACATGGGAACTATTAAATTCTAGTTTTCACTTTACTTTGTTACAAATACTTTTCTTTGTTCGTCGGAGAAGGAACTCTCTTTCCATTCGGGAAAGTGATCCCATTTCGTAACAGTCTCTTTAGATTCTGGAAAATTGGTAAAAAGGATATCAAACGAAAATCGATTTTTCCCATACTCACCTTTGTGGAGGAGATGAGAAGAAAATACTAATAAATCTCCAGGATCATGAGGGATGAGGATTTGGTTTGCTAATGGTTCATCACTTCGGTGGTTGTTTATTTCCAATCGGACTTCTCTTTCTTTCTCGTGGTCCCAACGTTTGTGAGAGCCAGGGACAATCCAAATCCCGGGGTCCTCTTCCAGTGGAATGCGAAAGTGCCAAACAAAATCTTTTTGGATTCTAATTTTTTGTTCTTCTTCATCGATTCCCAAATACTGAATATCACGATGCCAATAAGGAAGTTTATTTTCATTTGTGGGATTGAAAAAAATTTGAGTATTTAGAAAATAATAATCAGTTTTAAAAATGATCTTACAAATTTCTAATAATGTATTCGATGTAATGAACTGAAACAGTGTGTTTCTTTCTGTTTCAGATTGTATAAATTTAGTAGAAGTGAGATAAGCACTATTGATCGCCATCGGATGGTCATAGATTTTTTTCCATTCTGCATTTGCTTTTTGTAATATGGTTTTTAGTTGTTGGACTGTATGAATTGGAAAAATTCCTTTCCATAGATAAAATCCATTCTCACTGAGATTTTTTTCCATATTTAAATATGAATCCTCGTTGAACAATTCAAATCAGATTTCTTTTTCCATATAATAATGAGATGGAATTTTACCTTCCCAACCATTGGGTGATCGTGTTTCTTTTATTTTAAAACCTAACTTTTGATAGAGACCAATTGCAGAAGGATTTTCTGTTGAAACATCTAACGATATGATTTTAAATTTTGGATTTTTTTGGATCATAAACTCGATGAGTTGTTTGGCGATACCTTGGTTTCGAGATGACTCCGAAACAGCAATATGACCTAAATACAAACATTTTGGTTTAGGTGGTTGGATCACTGTTTCTGTTTTTAAACCGCGAGCCATTACTTTAGTGGCTTTCCATTTGTATAAGGAAAGAATTCGAAAAGCAGTACCAGCAGTTAAAAATAAAAAACTTGGTTGTGTGTATTGTAAAATCGAACCAACAACTTTGCCATCTTTTTCAGCCACAAAGTGATTTGTGTAGGAGATTGTGTTCCCTCGTTTTCCATAAGAGGACCTTAAAAAATCGAATGCAGTAAGATTCCCTTCTTGGAATACAAAATTCCATGCAATTGGGCCAGAGGAATGGATGAGGGGTAAAATTTGATCTAGGTCTTCAATTTTTGCGCTACGGATGGTGACTGGGGTTTGTGAACCATTGGATGTCATATTTGCCTTTTTAATTTTTAATGAATTTGATTTAAACGAATTTTTCTCACAAGGAATGAATCAGAAATATAATTCGATCCGGCTTTCCAATATATTCGAAGTAAAGTGTAATCGTGATACAAATGATTTTAATTTTTAATAACTTTTGTACGTCTTGTTTTATTAAATTGAGATATTAATGAAAGGTAATACAAAATCCAGAAAAATAGAGAACAAATTTGTAGATAATCTCCCTCGAATATGAAATAGATAGACAATACGATTGTAATCAAACAAAGGAAATAAAACCAAAAATCCAATTTCAAATATTTAAATTTTGAATCCAATGGTACAAACGTATACCGATCCATCTTTGACAGAAAATAATTTAGAAATAACCATATCAAAAGGATTAGTCCTAAGATCATGGATTGAAAAATTGGAATGCCTAATGAATCAGCCCAGTGGGGAAACTCACCTCTATTCGCATCTCTAAATAAATAATAAATTTCTGAAGTAATTGTTGAGAACACAGAAATACTTCCAACCATAAGTGGGTGCAATTTTGAAATGAATCTAAATAGATTTTCTTTAAAAATAATGCTTAGGGTAAAAAGGATTGAAAAAGTAATCATTGCGATTCCTAAATCAAAAGTTTGATAATGATTGCTTTTGTATTTGTCCTTTAATTTGAGAAAATTTTCATTATCTCCGTCTTTTAGTTTAAAATATTCTTCCGTGTATTTCTTTTCGTCGGTATAGGGTTTCAATTTGAGAGAAGTATAAATCAAATACAATCCAAATAGAAAGAGTATTATCATTGGGATGATCAATAGAATTCGTAGCTTCATTTTTTTGTATATTGATTCTGATTTAGTATTGAATTCAAAAATATAAATTCATACTTTAAAATCAAGTAAAGCAAAATGGGTTATATGATAAGGCCCAAGTTCAAGTTCAATTTTAATTCAAACTTTTGCGCCAGCGATAGAAGCGGAAATCCTTTCCTTTTGCAAGAAAATGAAAATACGAAAGTAAATTGGAAAGATTGGAGCGGATAGCGCGGTCGTTTTTGGTGTCGATTTAGATCATATAACAGATTCGAGGCGCCATGACTCATATTCTATAAGATTCATGATTAATGATTCCTAAGATTGGGTCATAAGAGTTAATCTTTCCGACCCAATATGTATTGTTAATCGTTTTAAAAACGATAAAAG
The sequence above is a segment of the Leptospira sp. WS39.C2 genome. Coding sequences within it:
- a CDS encoding GNAT family N-acetyltransferase; the protein is MTSNGSQTPVTIRSAKIEDLDQILPLIHSSGPIAWNFVFQEGNLTAFDFLRSSYGKRGNTISYTNHFVAEKDGKVVGSILQYTQPSFLFLTAGTAFRILSLYKWKATKVMARGLKTETVIQPPKPKCLYLGHIAVSESSRNQGIAKQLIEFMIQKNPKFKIISLDVSTENPSAIGLYQKLGFKIKETRSPNGWEGKIPSHYYMEKEI
- a CDS encoding phytanoyl-CoA dioxygenase family protein, encoding MEKNLSENGFYLWKGIFPIHTVQQLKTILQKANAEWKKIYDHPMAINSAYLTSTKFIQSETERNTLFQFITSNTLLEICKIIFKTDYYFLNTQIFFNPTNENKLPYWHRDIQYLGIDEEEQKIRIQKDFVWHFRIPLEEDPGIWIVPGSHKRWDHEKEREVRLEINNHRSDEPLANQILIPHDPGDLLVFSSHLLHKGEYGKNRFSFDILFTNFPESKETVTKWDHFPEWKESSFSDEQRKVFVTK